The following nucleotide sequence is from Gloeocapsa sp. PCC 7428.
TGTTCGTTGTCTCAAATCCCTGTACGAGAGTTGCAAGAATTTTTCTTTACTTGTGGACTCACAAACGTACATATCTTTTACAACGATCCTAGTTTAGGTTGCTTTATTCGCTAACAAATGTGTTATGCTACTCTCTAACATAGCACAAGCGAGAGATCATCTGGTAGCGCGGATGATTTATGTCAGATGAAATTTTCACCATGACTCGCAAAATGTTATTTTACCTCACAAAAATTTTCCTCACCTGTAGCAGCAGATGAGGAGATAGGTAGTTACGCTACCTACGTTTAAATCAAGCGCATCTTAACCGAAATAAGCGCCTTAAATTAAGCGCGTCATAACTATGAGTATAACAAATTTCAAGAGTAAGTGCTACTCTTTGTTTAAATTGTCACCAACTTGTAGCACATTTCCCCAAGCAGGCTATCAATCTTTCCTAGATCTACTCACTTTCCTAGCTCAACAAATCGTTGCACGATTCACAAGCATTGCGGCTATGTCTGAGTTTGAGGAGGTAGTGCTATGAGCAAAACTGCTATCAAGGAAAAACGCGAGTTGCGCTTGTTCGTACCGAGTGACTTAGACGATTATGGATTAGACCCATTTGAGTTTCGTCTTTACGCGCGTATATGTCGTCGTGCTGGTAAGGATGGTGAAGCTAGTGAAAGTGTCCCAAACATGGCTGCTGCTTGCCACATAACTGTCAACCGAGCAAGAAAAGTTTTACAACTATTAGAGCAAGCTGGATTGATCGAAAGTATTGAACGTCCAGGAAACACTACGCTTCGCCGCCCAAGACCTCAATCTGAGTGGGTTCAACCCCAACGTTTGCAGGAATTGCGCTCATCGTTTACCTCTGCTAAAAATAATAGGGGTAACAAAAATAGTACCTCTCCTAAATTTGATAGTACCCTCCCACCAGAGTTGACACCCCTACCCCTATCAAATTTGACAGACGAAGGTATTCCCTCTGAAGGTATTCCCAATAAAGCAAGTTCTTTTCCTCCCCTAACCCCTCAACACGAACCAATCGGGGAGGGGTTAGAAAAAATGAAGCAAGTTGTTTTGCATAACGAAGCGCGATCGCTTTCAGAACACTTAACTCAGTTAGTGCAAAGCACACTGGTACCAATCTTTAGCTCCTTAGTTGAAGAAGCGAAAATGTTACTAGCGGAAGCAGTACAGTCAGCTTCTCCTAGAGTTTCTCGCTCAAAAGTTAGAAATGAAAGTTCTACAAGAATTGCAGACTGTCCATCACCCCGACTCACTCACGTTTTAGAAGAATTAGCGATCCTCGTTGATGAACCTGTTGAAAATTTGCAGGCTAATTCTAATCTGAGTGCTGCCGTAGAACAATATCCAGATAATGTTGAAGGTGCTTTGTTGTATTTCAAACAAGCGTTAGTGACTTGGAAGAATAGGCCAGGGCTAGGTTTGTTTATTTCTGCTGTAAGAAAAGGTTCAAAACCCAGTCCTACTAAACCTGGAGGTGGATGGAAAGAGTGGG
It contains:
- a CDS encoding helix-turn-helix domain-containing protein — protein: MSKTAIKEKRELRLFVPSDLDDYGLDPFEFRLYARICRRAGKDGEASESVPNMAAACHITVNRARKVLQLLEQAGLIESIERPGNTTLRRPRPQSEWVQPQRLQELRSSFTSAKNNRGNKNSTSPKFDSTLPPELTPLPLSNLTDEGIPSEGIPNKASSFPPLTPQHEPIGEGLEKMKQVVLHNEARSLSEHLTQLVQSTLVPIFSSLVEEAKMLLAEAVQSASPRVSRSKVRNESSTRIADCPSPRLTHVLEELAILVDEPVENLQANSNLSAAVEQYPDNVEGALLYFKQALVTWKNRPGLGLFISAVRKGSKPSPTKPGGGWKEWADEAKRRCLMEYSQSYNGDIAIYFVNGAQRLWSEVRSLSWSEIEAIAQTNCLEPNVA